One genomic region from Rosa rugosa chromosome 1, drRosRugo1.1, whole genome shotgun sequence encodes:
- the LOC133717452 gene encoding uncharacterized protein LOC133717452, with protein sequence MDDQIRSVYLTLHYHYTNGVGGLLHEIQISKDGKVITKSTEDKPATPARKLFDETEIPWVPFIRCERIASKLYIYAGERLRAAEAGAKVAYIFDPKASGDLVKFDPPYIYATFPNIMAAHGRLYHLATFLAEKPWMPMPFELYDPTTNSWDPLTPVPHFAFIPQSSLARRELTGYAVWGSCILLSLWYPSMKFKPAHFVPVVFNAELGTWHQVNFDQEQRIQRFPFFGKAAVVGDTIYAFGDKKGKFISFSIKKSGSEEDGTLIYSLTTPYELKGLKIIQSAKYRGYITECWAPLGDLEFCLVQTMSYRANRYQPLFITTFKIIHKEGTNSRIETIHSTLQFLSTKGYGQFWMTFGYCPDYEPKEAMLTTTKDIRKERNRIKDSSQEVDSDILLFEPKEESLTNEKVDIQNETSTVKCSPCKVECLKLDFELGGESATKIKGETNEIINSPGKVDSNSRDFEPKESVINSKKARSLKRKVKRLEKKRTKRASYIFSLVKHQVSTLKSYGRGRTYVPIACLIILFIGLLYGFFFLPETREARFLLGKGLGV encoded by the exons ATGGATGACCAGATTAGATCTGTATATTTGACGCTGCATTATCATTACACTAATGGCGTAGGCGGGTTATTACATGAAATACAAATCAGCAAAGATGGAAAAGTTATCACTAAATCCACAGAAGATAAGCCTGCAACCCCTGCAAGGAAGTTGTTTGATGAAACAGAAATCCCATGGGTTCCTTTCATTCGCTGCGAGAGAATTGCCTCCAAGTTATACATATATGCAGGTGAACGACTCAGAGCAGCAGAAGCTGGGGCAAAAGTAGCATATATTTTTGATCCAAAGGCATCTGGAGACTTAGTTAAATTCGATCCGCCTTATATATACGCGACATTTCCAAATATTATGGCAGCGCATGGCAGGCTTTATCATCTGGCAACTTTTTTAGCCGAAAAACCATGGATGCCCATGCCCTTTGAGCTATATGATCCCACCACCAACTCTTGGGATCCTTTAACTCCTGTACCTCATTTTGCATTCATCCCACAATCTTCACTAGCTCGCAGGGAGTTGACTGGTTATGCTGTTTGGGGCAGCTGTATTTTGCTTTCATTATGGTACCCTTCCATGAAGTTTAAACCAGCACATTTCGTACCTGTAGTTTTCAATGCAGAATTGGGAACATGGCATCAAGTCAATTTTGATCAAGAACAACGGATACAACGTTTTCCTTTCTTTGGGAAGGCTGCTGTTGTAGGGGACACTATATATGCCTTTGGTGATAAAAAGGGAAAGTTTATATCATTCTCTATTAAGAAGTCTGGTTCAGAGGAGGATGGTACTCTTATTTACTCTCTAACAACACCTTACGAGTTGAAAGGCTTGAAGATTATTCAAAGTGCAAAATATAGGGGTTACATAACAGAGTGTTGGGCTCCTTTGGGTGACTTGGAGTTCTGTTTAGTCCAGACTATGAGCTACAGGGCTAATAGGTATCAACCTCTTTTTATCACCACGTTCAAAATCATCCATAAAGAAGGGACAAATAGCCGTATTGAGACCATTCATTCTACTCTCCAGTTTCTGAGCACCAAAGGTTATGGTCAATTCTGGATGACATTTGGCTACTGTCC AGATTATGAACCCAAAGAAGCCATGTTGACTACGACAAAG GACATCCGAAAAGAGAGAAACAGGATAAAGGACAGCTCTCAGGAGGTTGACTCTGACATTCT ACTTTTTGAACCAAAAGAAGAGAGTTTGACAAATGAGAAG GTTGACATCCAAAACGAGACGAGCACGGTAAAATGCAGCCCTTGCAAGGTCGAGTGCTTGAAGCT AGATTTTGAACTCGGAGGAGAGAGTGCGACTAAGATAAAG GGGGAGACAAATGAGATAATAAACAGCCCCGGCAAGGTTGACTCAAACTCACG ggattttgaaCCCAAAGAGAGTGTGATCAACAGTAAAAAAGCGAGAAGCCTTAAGAGAAAGGTTAAACGCTTAGAGAAAAAG AGAACTAAAAGAGCGTCCTACATTTTCTCCCTTGTCAAACATCAAGTATCTACATTGAAATCGTACGGAAGAGGCAGAACATATGTCCCCATTGCTTGTCTCATCATCCTTTTCATTGGTTTGCTCTATGGATTCTTTTTTCTTCCAGAAACTCGTGAAGCGCGTTTCCTTCTGGGAAAAGGATTAGGAGTTTGA
- the LOC133717461 gene encoding uncharacterized protein LOC133717461: MASDIPKRKVKRSLQANCVENNDHQEEHQIKSRRWKQVCQPIMVEGGHSAQTSNKNLNILEHRDKRIRRNQFNPTVILDQTLFAHGSSTADSTSIIGVSRHLASSNATQLAEIEEMRGMDHQIKSRRSKRWKQVSHSIMVEENQVGQTSNENVTVFENNDKREIAEPRGERSHSYGQAFYQRTKQGSTVRYKDSGDNICTCDYCGACFWFEEAIKQTSTSKSPIYTNCCQKGRIKLPQPRPTPDLLRTLLDPNNGSESRLFKDNIRVYNSMFSFTSMGATIDYKINTGSGPYVFKISGQVHHLMGSILPSDGECPKYAQLYVYDTKNEVSNRINAIDSTHANENIKSNIVQGLIKMFDEINELVREFRTMRDKFENHSLPSLNMTLLNRQPTDSKQYEIPTTDEIGGLIVGDIGENNSDKDLIIQSNNGCLQRISRIHPKYMSLQYPILFPYGEDGYKPDLLMQPIAGNHQKKRERISMRAYIAYQIQDRNYEVNTLLKGGRLFQQFLVDSYATVEEDRLNWIRKNQKKIRSEIYKDIYAANLAGINKAHNLGQKIILPSSHTGSPRDMINNYQDAMAICRKYGNPDLFITFTCNVKWLEIRRYFANKPMYKVEDRPDIISRIFKIKLQDMITYIKSGKPFGEIEADVHTIEFQKRGLPHAHMLFWLKKNYKCYTAVDIDSIISAELPDKTVNSELFEIVSQFMIHGPCGQLNSKSPCMKDGKCSKFFPKPYNTNTIFETNTPSIYRRRNDHTKFVEKNGVHIGNNFVVPYNSELLLRYNAHINVESCSQSMLIKYLFKYINKGPDRARILFHENLNDEIATYLNCRYLTPHESVWRLFEYPIHSRHPAVQHLHIHLPLEQNIIFHECQSIESIIKHKSAEDTMLTGWFKANATYPGASELTYTEFPSHFVWNSHTNCWTPRKRYETIGRIAHVPPSLGELYFMRMLLNIQKGCHNFDSIKTINGITYSSYQEACRILGLLDDDKEWIEALENSLHAATASEIRQLFVTIILFCDVANPKMLLESYWLNMCDDILHKARIELGNPNLILPDSELRNKLLFELEQIFNKSSSSLKDHQLPMPDASKIFNLDNRLLREELDYDCIQLKREHMNLLAQLNQCQKIVYDEVITAIEKKTCNTFFVHGYGGTGKTFLWHTIINKLRSEGKIVLAVASSGIASLLLPNGRTAHSRFKIPLTINNLSICPIKKGTHLAKLIDKTELIIWDEAPMCNRHCFEALDKSLRDILSNPDDMQVHKPFGGKPILLGGDFRQILPVITGGTKEQIINASLNSSYIWSSFKIFHLTENMRLSKKNLTNEERINITTFANWLLEIGEGRIHSINYENDEDTSWVEIPNDLLIDIYTNPIEAIFHATYSNFNIHYNNFNYLKERAIVTPRNTTVRDINDYAINLLPGHTITYLSSDSILLNSGNNENMNILYPIEFLNKLEFNGLPSHELILKIGMPIMLLRNLNQVTGLCNGTRLIITNLFDRLIEAKILTGNNTGEKCFIPRIIFTATENKWPFIFKRRQFPVRPCYAMTINKSQGQSLNQVGIYLLEPVFTHGQLYVALSRVTSRSGLKILINNNSDIPNKYTKNIVYKDALQNL; the protein is encoded by the exons ATGGCATCAGATATTccgaaaagaaaagtaaaaagatCTTTGCAAGCTAATTGTGTAGAAAATAATGATCATCAAGAAGAACATCAGATCAAATCAAGGAGGTGGAAGCAAG TATGTCAACCGATAATGGTAGAAGGAGGTCATAGTGCACAAACCAGCAATAAAAATCTGAACATATTGGAACATCGTGATAAACGAATTAGAAGGAATCAATTCAATCCAACTGTCATTCTCGACCAAACTTTGTTTGCTCATGGAAGTTCAACTGCAGATAGTACAAGTATAATCG GGGTGTCACGGCATTTAGCAAGCAGTAATGCTACTCAACTTGCAGAAATTGAAGAAATGAGAG GAATGGATCATCAGATTAAATCAAGAAGGTCAAAAAGGTGGAAACAAG TCTCTCACTCAATAATGGTAGAAGAGAATCAAGTTGGACAAACCAGCAATGAAAATGTCACTGTATTTGAAAACAATGACAAACGGGAAATTGCTGAGCCCAGGG GTGAACGCTCACATTCATATGGTCAGGCATTCTATCAAAGAACTAAACAAG GATCAACTGTTCGATATAAAGATTCAGGCGACAATATTTGCACGTGTGATTATTGTGGTGCGTGTTTTTGGTTTGAAGAAGCTATCAAACAGACATCTACAAGTAAATCACCAATCTACACAAATTGTTGTCAAAAAGGACGGATCAAACTTCCACAACCGAGACCGACTCCTGATTTACTGAGAACATTATTGGATCCAAATAATGGTTCAGAAAGTAGACTTTTCAAAGATAATATCAGAGTTTATAATTCGATGTTTTCTTTCACATCAATGGGAGCAACAATTGATTACAAAATAAATACTGGATCAGGTCCTTATGTATTTAAAATTAGTGGTCAAGTGCATCATTTAATGGGTTCTATATTACCTTCTGATGGTGAATGTCCTAAATATGCACAGTTATATGTATATGATACAAAAAATGAAGTTTCAAATCGTATTAATGCAATTGATTCTACTCATGCTAATGAAAATATTAAATCAAATATTGTTCAAGGACTTATTAAAATGTTTGATGAAATTAACGAATTAGTAAGAGAATTTCGAACAATGAGAGATAAATTTGAAAATCATTCTTTACCTTCATTAAATATGACTCTGCTTAATCGTCAACCTACTGATAGTAAACAATATGAAATACCGACAACTGATGAAATTGGTGGTTTGATTGTTGGTGACATTGGAGAGAATAATTCAGATAAAGATTTAATTATTCAATCAAACAATGGATGTTTACAACGTATTTCCAGAATCCATCCAAAGTATATGTCATTACAATATCCAATACTTTTTCCATATGGTGAAGATGGATATAAACCAGATTTGCTAATGCAGCCAATTGCAGGAAATCatcaaaaaaagagagaaagaatatcAATGCGAGCTTATATTGCGTATCAAATCCAAGACAGAAACTATGAAGTAAATACTTTATTAAAAGGTGGACGACTATTTCAACAATTTTTAGTTGATTCTTATGCAACTGTTGAGGAAGACCGTTTAAATTGGATcagaaaaaatcaaaaaaaaattcgtaGTGAAATTTATAAAGATATTTATGCTGCAAATTTAGCTGGAATTAATAAAGCTCACAATTTAGGACAAAAAATTATTTTGCCAAGTTCTCATACTGGAAGTCCTAGAGATATGATTAATAATTATCAAGATGCTATGGCAATTTGTCGAAAATATGGTAATCCTGATTTATTTATAACTTTTACGTGCAACGTTAAATGGCTAGAAATACGAAGATATTTTGCAAATAAACCTATGTATAAAGTTGAAGATAGACCTGATATAATTTCaagaatttttaaaattaaattacaagatATGATTACTTATATTAAATCTGGAAAACCTTTTGGAGAAATCGAAGCAGATGTTCATACAATAGAGTTTCAAAAAAGAGGACTTCCTCATGCTCATATGTTATTTTGGctgaaaaaaaattacaaatgtTATACAGCAGTTGATATTGATTCTATTATTTCAGCAGAACTACCAGACAAAACTGTTAATTCGGAACTTTTTGAaattgttagtcaatttatgattCATGGACCTTGCGGACAACTAAATTCAAAATCTCCTTGCATGAAGGATGGAAAGTGTTCAAAATTTTTTCCAAAACCATACAATACAAATACTATATTTGAAACAAATACACCTTCAATATATAGACGTCGCAACGATCATACAAAATTTGTAGAAAAAAATGGTGTACATATTGGAAATAATTTTGTCGTGCCTTATAATTCAGAATTATTATTAAGATATAATGCTCACATCAATGTTGAATCATGCTCTCAatctatgttaattaaatatttatttaaatatattaataaaggTCCAGATAGAGCTCGAATTTTATTCCACGAAAATTTAAATGATGAAATTGCAACATATCTCAATTGTCGTTATTTAACTCCTCATGAATCTGTATGGAGATTGTTTGAATATCCAATTCACTCTCGACATCCTGCTGTTCAACATCTACACATTCATTTGCCTTTAgaacaaaatattatttttcatGAATGCCAATCTATCGAATcaataataaaacataaaagtGCGGAAGATACTATGCTTACCGGATGGTTTAAAGCGAATGCAACTTATCCAGGAGCATCTGAATTAACCTATACAGAATTTCCATCTCATTTCGTATGGAATAGTCATACAAATTGTTGGACACCAAGGAAAAGATATGAAACTATTGGTCGAATAGCGCATGTACCTCCTTCATTAGGCGAATTATATTTTATGAGAATGTTATTAAATATTCAAAAAGGTTGTCACAATTTTGAttcaataaaaacaattaacGGTATTACATACTCTTCTTACCAAGAAGCTTGCCGAATCTTGGGTTTATTAGATGATGACAAAGAGTGGATTGAAGCGTTAGAAAATTCTTTACACGCTGCAACAGCTTCTGAAATTCGTCAACTATTTGTTacaattattttgttttgtgatgtTGCAAATCCTAAAATGTTACTAGAATCATATTGGTtaaatatgtgtgatgatattTTGCATAAAGCAAGAATTGAACTTGGAAATCCAAATCTAATTTTACCTGATTCAGAACTGAGAAATAAACTATTATTTGAATTGGAGCAAATATTTAATAAATCATCATCTTCATTAAAAGACCATCAATTACCAATGCCTGATGCAAGCAAAATATTTAATTTAGATAATAGACTGTTGAGAGAAGAATTAGATTATGATTGCATTCAATTAAAACGTGAACATATGAATTTATTGGCTCAATTAAATCAATGTCAAAAAATTGTATATGATGAAGTTATTACAGCAATTGAGAAAAAAACATGTAATACTTTTTTTGTCCATGGCTATGGAGGAACTGGTAAAACATTTTTGTGGCatacaataataaataaattaaggtCTGAAGGAAAAATTGTTTTAGCTGTTGCTTCATCTGGAATTGCTTCATTACTGCTTCCAAATGGTAGAACTGCTCATTCTCGATTTAAAATACCTCTAACAATTAATAATTTATCGATATGTCCAATAAAAAAAGGCACTCATCTTGCAAAATTAATTGATAAAACAGAATTAATTATTTGGGATGAAGCTCCAATGTGCAATAGACATTGTTTTGAAGCACTAGACAAATCTTTGCGTGATATTTTATCAAACCCAGATGATATGCAAGTTCATAAACCATTTGGCGGTAAACCTATTTTATTAGGAGGAGATTTCAGACAAATTTTACCTGTAATTACAGGAGGAACTAAAGAGCAAATAATTAATGCTTCATTAAATAGTTCATACATTTGGTCATCATTTAAAATATTTCATCTCACAGAAAATATGAgattatcaaaaaaaaatttaacaaatGAGGAAAGAATAAATATTACCACTTTTGCAAATTGGTTATTAGAAATTGGAGAAGGCCGTATACATTCAATTAATTATGAAAATGATGAAGACACGTCTTGGGTTGAAATTCCAAATGACTTACTTATTGATATTTATACAAATCCCATAGAAGCAATTTTTCATGCAACTTATTCGAATTTCAACATTCATTACAATAACTTTAATTATTTAAAAGAACGAGCAATTGTTACACCACGAAATACTACAGTACGAGATATAAACGATTACGCTATAAATTTATTACCAGGTCATACGATTACTTACTTAAGTTCTGACAGTATTTTATTAAATTctggaaataatgaaaatatgaaTATTTTATATCCTATAGAATTTTTAAATAAACTTGAATTCAACGGATTACCATCACATGAATTAATTTTAAAGATTGGAATGCCTATCATGTTGTTAAGAAATCTAAACCAAGTAACTGGCTTATGCAATGGTACAAGATTGATAATAACAAACTTATTTGATCGATTAATTGAAGCAAAAATATTAACAGGAAATAATACAGGTGAAAAATGTTTCATACCTAGAATTATTTTTACTGCAACTGAAAATAAATGGCCATTCATATTTAAAAGAAGACAATTTCCAGTAAGACCATGTTATGCTATGACTATTAATAAAAGTCAAGGTCAGTCGTTGAATCAAGTTGGCATATATTTACTAGAACCTGTTTTCACTCATGGACAATTATATGTTGCACTTTCAAGAGTTACATCAAGAAGTGGattaaaaattttaataaataataacaGTGATATACCAAATAAATATACTAAGAATATAGTTTACAAAGATGCATTacaaaatttataa